Proteins co-encoded in one Coriobacterium glomerans PW2 genomic window:
- the era gene encoding GTPase Era, giving the protein MREDIRDAVERRHDWNRSEQIATADDGVEEFHSGFVALVGRPNAGKSTLLNAIFGKKIAITSNVVQTTRRRLRAVVNRPGCQIVFVDTPGLHKPQDSLGRELNKGALAELVDVDVVALTVDATKPVGSGDRWVAERVARTSAVRVLVITKADLATPEMVASQIAAVAALCDFDETIAVSATEGFNVEALIEIVSSHLPVGPHWFPDDAGADATDEQIVAEFVREKALRRTREEIPHAVGVACDSLALDGSLVRAHATILVERDSQKGILIGSGGEMIKRIGTDARRDLERLFDRKVFLALDVRVQPDWRDDGRVIRRLGYGAEA; this is encoded by the coding sequence ATGAGAGAAGATATCCGCGACGCCGTCGAGCGGCGCCATGATTGGAATCGCTCGGAGCAGATCGCAACCGCAGATGATGGCGTCGAGGAGTTTCACAGCGGGTTCGTCGCCCTCGTGGGCAGGCCGAATGCCGGCAAGTCCACGCTGCTCAATGCGATCTTCGGCAAGAAGATCGCCATCACCTCGAATGTGGTGCAGACCACGAGACGCCGTCTGCGCGCCGTGGTGAACCGTCCCGGGTGCCAGATCGTGTTCGTGGACACCCCCGGTCTGCACAAGCCCCAGGATTCTCTCGGGCGCGAGCTCAACAAGGGGGCGCTCGCGGAGCTGGTCGACGTGGACGTCGTCGCGCTCACCGTCGATGCCACCAAGCCCGTCGGCAGCGGCGATCGCTGGGTCGCCGAACGCGTCGCGCGCACGAGCGCCGTCCGCGTGCTCGTGATCACGAAGGCCGATCTCGCGACGCCGGAGATGGTCGCCAGCCAGATCGCCGCGGTCGCGGCGCTGTGCGACTTCGATGAGACGATCGCGGTCTCAGCGACCGAGGGATTCAACGTCGAGGCCCTCATCGAGATCGTTTCGAGCCATCTGCCGGTCGGGCCGCACTGGTTTCCCGATGACGCGGGCGCGGATGCGACCGACGAGCAGATCGTCGCCGAGTTCGTGCGGGAGAAGGCCCTCAGGCGCACGCGGGAGGAGATCCCGCATGCCGTCGGCGTCGCATGCGACTCCCTTGCGCTTGACGGGAGCCTCGTGCGCGCTCATGCGACGATCCTCGTGGAGCGCGACAGCCAGAAGGGCATTCTCATCGGCAGCGGCGGAGAGATGATCAAGCGCATCGGCACCGACGCTCGCCGCGATCTCGAGCGCCTGTTCGACCGCAAGGTGTTTCTCGCGCTCGACGTTCGGGTGCAACCTGACTGGCGCGATGACGGTCGCGTGATCAGACGGCTCGGATACGGTGCCGAGGCGTGA
- the recO gene encoding DNA repair protein RecO: protein MARRRTYRTRAIVLDKTRLAETDLILTLLAEDGRQIRAIAKGARRPGGRLAARCELACDVDLLLACGRSLDIVSEARMIASPLGAAPDLPVLAAASALTEVAKLNCFEDAEDPFIFPITRCALDVAAAAGRRARSASGGVAPASDPLVAAHLDLIVAAYVFKLMSHMGYRPDCTACVLCGDTDLTYFSAAAGGLLCSSCAASVTSAEPIDADRIGWLRALIALRFSELATSPIDAPAAAVMLSLAHTWAVTHLDSRLRSLEFMLGR from the coding sequence GTGGCGCGTCGACGCACATATCGCACGCGTGCGATCGTCCTCGACAAGACGCGTCTCGCCGAGACCGATCTGATCCTCACGCTGCTTGCCGAGGACGGCCGGCAGATTCGCGCCATCGCCAAGGGGGCGCGCAGGCCAGGTGGTCGTCTCGCGGCTCGCTGCGAGCTGGCGTGCGACGTTGATCTTCTGCTTGCCTGCGGGCGCAGCCTCGATATCGTTTCCGAGGCGCGCATGATCGCGTCTCCGCTCGGGGCCGCTCCCGACCTGCCGGTGCTCGCCGCGGCGAGCGCCCTGACAGAGGTCGCGAAGCTCAATTGCTTCGAGGATGCCGAAGATCCCTTCATCTTTCCCATCACGCGCTGCGCGCTCGACGTCGCGGCGGCTGCGGGGCGGCGCGCTCGCTCCGCCTCGGGTGGCGTTGCGCCCGCGTCGGATCCTCTCGTCGCAGCGCATCTGGATCTCATCGTGGCGGCCTACGTTTTCAAGCTCATGTCGCATATGGGCTATCGACCGGATTGCACGGCATGCGTGCTGTGCGGCGACACAGACCTCACCTATTTTTCCGCCGCCGCCGGAGGACTGCTGTGCTCATCATGTGCGGCGAGCGTCACCTCGGCCGAGCCCATCGATGCCGATCGGATCGGGTGGCTGCGCGCGCTCATCGCCTTGCGCTTCTCAGAGCTGGCCACTTCGCCGATCGATGCGCCCGCAGCCGCTGTCATGCTCTCACTCGCTCATACCTGGGCCGTGACGCATCTCGACAGTCGGCTGCGCTCGCTCGAGTTCATGCTCGGGAGATGA
- a CDS encoding NAD(P)-binding protein — translation MARLHVMERSHAQAVMDDLHDALGRRLETRSLAPCPVEFTAALVNLCATQSCGKCTPCRVGLGVLADQLEKVLAGRADDQTLKVIERTAETIYRSSDCAIGYEAGSMALTAIRGFRDDFEHHLRTGACGFGQNELVPCVMGCPAGVDIPGYVSLIEAGRYTEAIRLIRKDNPMPSVCGLVCEHPCEMHCRRGIVDDPLNIMALKRYAAEHMESDYRPTMAPATGKRVAVVGGGPAGISCAYYLSLMGHDVTILEQRRHLGGMLRYGIPSYRLPREDLQAEIDWILACGIHVELESAVDAEGLKALRADYDAVYLAIGAHNDKKLGLDGEDAQGVESAVQMLRAVGDGELPDFTGQRIAVVGGGNVAMDVARSSLRLGAEKVTIVYRRRICDMTAQDAEIAGAQAEGCEVLELHAPVRVETDERDRVVGLVIQQQIIGAPSRGRPAPRPADAPERTLPCDRVVVAIGQEIDSKPFAEMGIPCKWDRIVTDTEGAVEGFAGLYSGGDCQTGPATVIRAINAGKVAAANIDHYLGYDHKIVLDVELPTVQFKGKRLCGRCELTERDARERISDWSLVEQGLTDQEAHQEAARCLRCDHFGLGAFRGGRVAQW, via the coding sequence ATGGCACGTTTGCATGTCATGGAGAGAAGCCACGCGCAGGCCGTGATGGATGATCTTCATGATGCCCTGGGCAGGAGGCTCGAGACGCGATCTTTAGCCCCGTGCCCCGTCGAGTTCACCGCGGCGCTCGTCAATCTGTGCGCGACGCAGAGCTGCGGCAAATGCACGCCCTGCCGCGTCGGACTGGGGGTGCTCGCCGACCAGCTTGAAAAGGTTCTCGCTGGGCGAGCCGATGATCAGACGCTCAAGGTCATCGAGCGCACCGCCGAGACCATCTATCGGTCGAGTGACTGCGCCATCGGGTATGAGGCCGGATCCATGGCGCTCACGGCCATCCGCGGCTTTCGCGACGATTTCGAGCATCATCTGCGCACCGGCGCGTGCGGCTTCGGCCAAAACGAGCTCGTGCCCTGCGTCATGGGTTGCCCTGCGGGTGTGGACATACCCGGTTACGTCTCGCTCATCGAGGCGGGCCGCTACACCGAGGCCATCCGCCTCATACGCAAGGACAATCCGATGCCCTCGGTCTGCGGTCTGGTGTGCGAGCATCCCTGCGAGATGCACTGCCGTCGCGGCATCGTGGACGATCCGTTGAACATCATGGCGCTCAAGCGCTATGCCGCAGAGCACATGGAGAGCGACTATCGTCCCACCATGGCTCCCGCGACCGGCAAGCGCGTCGCGGTCGTCGGCGGCGGTCCGGCTGGCATCTCGTGCGCCTACTATCTGTCGCTCATGGGTCATGACGTGACGATTCTCGAGCAGCGCAGGCATCTGGGCGGCATGCTGCGCTACGGCATTCCCAGCTACCGGCTTCCGCGCGAGGATCTTCAGGCGGAGATCGATTGGATTCTCGCTTGCGGCATCCATGTCGAACTCGAGTCCGCCGTCGACGCCGAGGGACTCAAAGCGCTTCGAGCCGATTACGATGCGGTCTATCTTGCCATCGGCGCGCATAACGACAAGAAGCTCGGGCTGGATGGCGAGGACGCGCAAGGCGTCGAGTCCGCCGTTCAGATGTTGCGTGCTGTCGGCGATGGCGAGCTGCCTGATTTCACCGGCCAGCGCATAGCAGTCGTCGGCGGCGGCAACGTGGCGATGGATGTGGCGCGCTCCTCGCTGCGTCTGGGCGCCGAGAAGGTCACGATCGTCTACCGGCGCCGCATCTGCGACATGACGGCGCAAGATGCCGAGATCGCCGGCGCTCAGGCCGAGGGCTGCGAGGTCCTCGAACTTCACGCGCCTGTCCGCGTCGAGACCGATGAGCGCGATCGCGTCGTCGGCTTGGTCATTCAGCAGCAGATTATCGGCGCGCCGTCCCGAGGCCGCCCGGCCCCGCGTCCCGCCGACGCGCCCGAGCGCACGCTCCCCTGCGATCGTGTCGTGGTGGCCATCGGTCAGGAGATCGATTCCAAGCCGTTCGCGGAGATGGGGATCCCCTGCAAGTGGGATCGGATCGTCACCGACACCGAGGGCGCCGTCGAGGGATTCGCCGGACTCTATTCCGGGGGCGATTGCCAGACCGGCCCCGCCACCGTCATCCGCGCCATCAACGCCGGCAAGGTCGCAGCTGCCAATATCGATCACTACCTCGGATACGACCATAAGATCGTGCTCGATGTCGAGCTGCCGACCGTCCAGTTCAAGGGCAAACGGCTTTGCGGCCGCTGCGAGCTGACCGAGCGCGACGCGCGCGAGCGCATCTCGGATTGGTCGCTCGTCGAGCAGGGGCTCACGGATCAGGAGGCGCATCAGGAGGCGGCGCGCTGTCTCAGATGCGATCATTTCGGACTTGGCGCGTTTCGCGGAGGGAGGGTCGCTCAATGGTAA
- a CDS encoding NADH-dependent [FeFe] hydrogenase, group A6, translating into MVKLTIDGRDVEVAEHTTILEAALAAGIRIPTLCYLKNLNEIGSCRVCVVEVEGIDQLVAACNNYVLDGMVVHTNSPSVRIARKVNVEFLLSQHDSECTSCVRSGNCSLQTLSNDLGIAQLPFDKHLAGEHWNLSFPLIRNNDKCIKCMRCIQVCDKVQATGVWDITNRAGHTMVNTVGGKPIEETGCSLCGQCITHCPVGALRERDDTEQVFDALGDPERICLVQIAPAVRTAWGETFGLAPGQATVERLAAALRMVGFDYIFDTSFSADLTIMEEASELLERLKRAGESGEHPTFPMFTSCCPGWVRYVKDHYPELVDQLSTSKSPQQMFGAIAKTYYAQALGVDPSKIFSVSIMPCVAKKAEAALPSMTGADGAPDVDVALTVREVCRMVKACHIDVAKLDDEPLDQPLGTHTGAGVAFGSTGGVMDAALRSAYYFATGERCDADAFSDVRGMDGWKEATFTMGDKALKVAVVHGLANARNLLDALKSGEVGYDFVEVMACPGGCVGGGGQPIHDGMELAGERGEVLWGLDRSSNLRRSYENPAIQMCYADYLGAPLSERAEELLHTDQRAWTMPGEREECL; encoded by the coding sequence ATGGTAAAGCTCACGATCGACGGCCGCGACGTGGAGGTCGCCGAGCACACGACGATTCTGGAGGCGGCGCTTGCCGCAGGCATCCGGATCCCCACGCTGTGCTATCTGAAAAATCTGAACGAGATCGGATCGTGCCGGGTGTGCGTTGTCGAGGTCGAGGGAATCGACCAGCTCGTCGCGGCTTGCAACAACTATGTGCTCGACGGCATGGTCGTGCACACGAACAGTCCGAGCGTGCGCATCGCGCGCAAGGTGAATGTCGAGTTTCTGCTCTCGCAGCATGACTCCGAGTGCACGAGCTGCGTGCGCTCGGGCAACTGCTCGCTGCAGACGCTCTCCAACGATCTGGGCATCGCCCAGCTGCCCTTTGACAAGCACCTCGCCGGCGAGCACTGGAACCTCTCGTTCCCGCTCATCCGCAACAATGACAAGTGCATCAAGTGCATGCGCTGCATCCAGGTCTGCGACAAGGTCCAAGCCACCGGCGTGTGGGACATCACGAACCGTGCCGGCCATACGATGGTGAACACCGTCGGCGGCAAGCCGATCGAGGAGACGGGATGCTCGCTGTGCGGACAGTGCATCACGCACTGTCCGGTGGGCGCGCTGCGCGAGCGCGATGACACCGAGCAGGTCTTTGACGCTCTTGGCGATCCGGAGCGCATCTGTCTGGTTCAGATCGCCCCGGCCGTGCGCACCGCCTGGGGAGAGACGTTCGGTCTCGCACCGGGTCAGGCGACCGTCGAGCGGCTGGCCGCGGCACTGCGCATGGTCGGCTTCGATTATATCTTCGACACGAGCTTCTCCGCCGATCTCACTATCATGGAGGAGGCTTCAGAGCTGCTCGAGCGGCTGAAGCGCGCCGGCGAGTCCGGCGAGCATCCGACGTTCCCGATGTTCACGTCATGCTGTCCGGGCTGGGTGCGCTACGTGAAGGACCACTACCCCGAGCTCGTCGACCAGCTGTCCACCTCAAAATCGCCGCAGCAGATGTTCGGCGCGATCGCGAAGACCTACTATGCTCAGGCGCTCGGGGTCGATCCGAGCAAGATCTTCTCGGTCTCCATCATGCCGTGCGTGGCAAAGAAGGCCGAGGCGGCGCTGCCCTCGATGACCGGAGCCGACGGCGCGCCGGATGTCGATGTTGCGCTTACGGTTCGAGAGGTGTGCCGCATGGTCAAGGCCTGCCACATCGATGTCGCCAAGCTTGACGACGAGCCGCTGGATCAGCCGCTCGGCACCCACACGGGGGCCGGCGTGGCGTTTGGATCGACCGGTGGCGTCATGGATGCCGCTTTGCGGAGCGCCTATTATTTTGCGACTGGCGAGCGATGCGATGCGGATGCGTTCAGCGATGTGCGCGGGATGGACGGCTGGAAGGAAGCGACCTTCACCATGGGCGACAAAGCGCTCAAGGTCGCGGTCGTCCACGGGCTGGCCAACGCGCGCAACCTGCTCGATGCCCTGAAAAGCGGTGAGGTCGGCTACGACTTCGTCGAGGTGATGGCCTGTCCGGGTGGCTGCGTCGGCGGCGGCGGACAGCCCATTCATGACGGCATGGAGCTCGCGGGCGAGCGTGGTGAGGTCCTATGGGGCTTGGATCGCAGCTCGAATCTTCGCCGCTCCTACGAGAATCCCGCGATCCAGATGTGCTACGCGGACTATCTGGGCGCTCCGCTGTCCGAGCGCGCGGAGGAGCTGCTCCACACCGACCAGCGCGCATGGACGATGCCAGGCGAGCGAGAGGAGTGCTTATGA
- a CDS encoding ABC transporter substrate-binding protein: MMPDTARGRIRRGGLAALALVFALTICLGGCSGKPTAPAGSDKGGSARTEVRVASLKGPTSIGLLSFMERSSSGETKSSFDFSIDATPDEIVPKIIQGKADIALIPANAASVLYSKTSGGVTVLDVNTLGVLSVVTSDESIANFNDLAQHRILMTGKGMVPEYTMNYLLKQAGIADTVKLEFKSQPEEVIAALAKDPAAVGILPQPFTTAALAKNTALRAPLNLSDVWDGLAASTGSRMLTGVTIVRTKFLKEHPEAVKEFLEEQQASVKAINADPSAAAKLVVKHGIIDSEDVARRAIPGCQLVCLTGNDMKTALSGYLSVLFEQDPTSVGGKLPADDFYYVP; this comes from the coding sequence ATGATGCCTGACACAGCGCGCGGCCGAATCCGCCGCGGCGGTCTCGCCGCGCTCGCGCTCGTCTTTGCGCTGACGATCTGTCTGGGAGGGTGCTCGGGCAAGCCGACAGCGCCCGCGGGCTCCGATAAGGGCGGCTCCGCTCGCACGGAGGTGCGCGTCGCCTCCCTCAAGGGCCCCACATCGATCGGTCTGCTATCGTTCATGGAGCGCTCATCTTCCGGCGAGACGAAGTCCTCCTTCGATTTCTCGATCGATGCCACTCCCGACGAGATCGTTCCGAAGATCATTCAGGGTAAGGCGGACATCGCGCTCATCCCGGCCAACGCGGCTTCGGTGCTGTATTCGAAGACGTCCGGCGGCGTCACCGTCTTGGATGTGAACACGCTCGGCGTGCTTTCCGTCGTCACCTCCGATGAGTCGATCGCGAACTTCAATGACCTCGCTCAACATAGGATTCTGATGACCGGCAAGGGAATGGTCCCCGAGTACACCATGAACTACCTGCTCAAGCAGGCGGGCATTGCCGACACGGTCAAACTTGAGTTCAAAAGCCAGCCGGAGGAGGTCATCGCGGCGCTCGCGAAGGATCCCGCCGCCGTCGGTATCTTGCCGCAGCCGTTCACCACGGCCGCCTTGGCGAAGAACACCGCGCTGCGCGCACCGCTCAACTTGAGCGATGTCTGGGATGGTCTCGCTGCGAGCACGGGCAGCAGGATGCTCACCGGCGTGACGATCGTGCGCACGAAGTTTTTGAAGGAGCACCCCGAGGCCGTCAAGGAGTTTCTGGAGGAGCAGCAGGCATCGGTCAAGGCGATCAACGCAGATCCGTCGGCGGCGGCGAAGCTCGTCGTCAAACACGGCATCATCGACAGCGAAGATGTTGCCAGACGGGCCATTCCGGGATGTCAGCTCGTCTGCCTGACGGGAAACGATATGAAGACCGCCCTGAGCGGTTATCTGAGCGTGCTCTTCGAGCAGGATCCGACATCGGTCGGCGGCAAGCTGCCGGCCGACGATTTCTACTACGTCCCCTGA
- a CDS encoding leucine-rich repeat protein: protein MGAHTAMLSSLLDKSASGAIAKLPETISDGANSYKVTVVGDFAFEGSPNITSTGLAGNKSITYVGSGAFKNCIGLISTGLDGNDMIKTMMGDHGGVYTGVFMGCTSLTRTGLEGNHTLTHIGGTFWGCTSLLSTGLKDNRTITYVGGNAFRNCTSLKSADLGSDRISRVWENAFKDCSGLTATGLEDNHSITDIGPSAFENCVNLGRASDVTGATNTGDLVINQPSDGTRMTIEARAFLGTSYNSLYLLCNGQASGPDVAPDGISPSAIKKVYVQSSWLGSITWRNYSVAEGSLVIMNPPILSMNAKRVPGTSDAASVELQIAQSFTGQINDASGHMIKRFSVNKNPSNPTEVVKLNTDRNTGLAPGSETLSVRNVSPGSFIFPAGSRARPYNSVSSSGKSCGLSAVAYKVAFDPAGGTGAMPDQPMTYGVEAPLEQCGFTRGHYAFVCWDAGAGGRSYADKERVSNLSDLEGATVTLRAIWKSTVSLELMISSRMAGTGGGSPLAGAGYALSATSDVADEIYDVYTDPEMHHRVESWPQMSASDGNLRLYGVSPGTYHLLNLSAPTGYQVCPDAHVFTVGDDGSVSVDGVPYKPAAGVIALTMDFLPAPVLPGTGVNSAGHPESVAVLVALAAGALAAPLVRRRS, encoded by the coding sequence GTGGGTGCTCACACCGCAATGCTGTCTTCGCTGCTGGACAAGAGCGCGAGCGGCGCCATCGCCAAACTTCCTGAGACGATCTCTGATGGCGCGAACAGCTACAAGGTGACGGTTGTGGGAGATTTTGCATTCGAGGGATCACCAAACATCACCTCCACTGGACTCGCCGGCAATAAAAGCATTACGTATGTCGGCAGCGGTGCTTTCAAAAACTGCATCGGTTTGATATCGACCGGGCTGGATGGCAACGACATGATCAAGACGATGATGGGCGATCACGGGGGCGTGTACACGGGCGTATTCATGGGATGCACATCGCTCACGAGAACCGGCCTCGAGGGCAATCATACTCTCACCCATATTGGCGGAACCTTTTGGGGCTGCACTTCACTGCTCAGCACAGGTCTGAAAGACAACCGCACAATAACGTACGTCGGCGGAAATGCTTTCCGAAACTGCACCAGTCTCAAATCCGCTGATCTGGGCAGCGATCGAATCAGCAGAGTATGGGAAAATGCATTCAAGGATTGTTCCGGACTGACCGCGACCGGTCTCGAAGATAATCACAGCATCACAGACATCGGCCCCAGCGCATTTGAGAACTGCGTCAATCTGGGCAGAGCAAGCGACGTCACCGGGGCCACGAATACAGGTGACCTGGTGATCAATCAGCCAAGTGATGGAACGAGGATGACTATAGAAGCTCGGGCGTTTCTAGGCACGAGCTACAACTCGCTTTATCTGCTTTGCAACGGCCAAGCTTCAGGGCCTGATGTCGCACCGGACGGCATCTCTCCTTCGGCCATAAAAAAGGTCTATGTTCAATCCTCGTGGTTGGGGTCCATCACTTGGAGGAACTACAGCGTCGCCGAAGGCTCGCTCGTCATCATGAATCCCCCGATTTTGTCTATGAACGCGAAGCGTGTGCCGGGTACCTCGGATGCCGCGTCAGTCGAACTCCAGATCGCTCAGTCTTTTACAGGTCAGATCAACGATGCCTCAGGACACATGATCAAGCGTTTTTCTGTGAACAAGAATCCCTCGAATCCCACTGAAGTCGTGAAACTGAATACCGATCGCAATACGGGTCTCGCGCCGGGTTCCGAAACACTGAGTGTTCGCAACGTATCACCGGGATCCTTCATTTTTCCAGCTGGTTCCAGGGCACGCCCCTACAACTCGGTTTCCTCCTCCGGGAAATCCTGCGGTCTTTCCGCTGTCGCCTACAAGGTGGCGTTCGACCCGGCTGGAGGCACAGGTGCCATGCCCGATCAACCTATGACCTACGGGGTAGAAGCGCCACTCGAGCAATGCGGCTTTACCCGAGGCCACTACGCTTTCGTCTGCTGGGACGCAGGTGCCGGCGGGAGGTCCTACGCCGACAAGGAAAGAGTTTCAAATCTGAGCGATCTCGAAGGAGCCACGGTCACCCTGCGGGCGATCTGGAAATCAACCGTTTCGCTCGAGCTCATGATTTCGAGTCGTATGGCAGGTACAGGAGGTGGCTCCCCGCTTGCCGGCGCGGGTTACGCGCTGTCAGCAACCTCGGATGTCGCCGACGAGATCTACGATGTCTACACCGATCCCGAGATGCATCACCGTGTCGAGTCGTGGCCGCAGATGTCGGCCTCCGATGGAAATCTGCGGCTCTATGGGGTCTCGCCGGGAACCTACCACCTACTGAACCTTTCGGCTCCTACAGGCTACCAAGTCTGCCCAGATGCTCATGTTTTCACTGTGGGCGACGATGGTTCGGTGTCCGTGGACGGAGTCCCTTATAAGCCCGCCGCCGGCGTGATCGCGCTTACGATGGACTTTTTGCCCGCACCGGTCTTGCCGGGTACCGGTGTGAACTCCGCTGGGCACCCAGAGAGCGTCGCCGTGCTCGTAGCGTTGGCTGCCGGAGCGCTCGCCGCGCCGCTTGTGCGCCGGCGGAGCTGA
- a CDS encoding ATP-binding cassette domain-containing protein has translation MDEATDEAEERTRGKLDEITRLCLDSLGEGTWAIVLWLLVWQLASFLIGSSLILAGPFQVLVALLRLLPTAAFWSIIASSGARILTGCLIGYLVALTLAALAYRAHTVRELLQPAMSVAKGTPIVCVIVVLLIWFGSESVSSISVFLLVLPAIYFSVLEGLDRLDPAMRELFFVFRIRGLQRQLAYVWPGVLPYLVATSETAISMSWKAGIAAELIGVPAGTIGERIYQSKILLETPDLFAWTAAVVLMAWACERAFITLLRHSAPASIRLAARLRPNRVAEPPGEIQARDLLIGYGETAVACAPSFELPAPEILCLSAPSGSGKTTLLKTIAGIIEPLDGNIEAPASMSMEFQDARLIDELSCVDNVLLVSARDLTRDEVCGLIEEILPEQVADAAAGELSGGQQRRLELVRALAAPSSVVLLDEPFAGLDDAARTAALDYIDRHLEGRTLIIATHDVRDADELGALVLSIAGA, from the coding sequence ATGGATGAGGCGACCGATGAAGCCGAGGAGCGGACACGCGGGAAGCTGGACGAGATCACGCGCCTGTGCCTGGATAGCCTCGGCGAGGGAACGTGGGCGATCGTGCTGTGGCTGCTCGTATGGCAGCTGGCAAGCTTTCTGATCGGCTCCTCGCTCATTTTGGCCGGACCGTTTCAGGTGCTCGTCGCGCTGTTGCGTCTGCTGCCGACCGCCGCGTTCTGGTCCATCATCGCCTCCTCCGGTGCGCGCATCCTAACGGGGTGCCTGATCGGCTACCTTGTCGCTTTGACGCTGGCCGCGCTCGCCTATCGCGCGCACACCGTGCGCGAGCTGCTGCAGCCTGCCATGTCGGTTGCCAAGGGGACGCCGATCGTATGCGTCATCGTCGTGCTGCTCATCTGGTTCGGATCGGAGAGCGTGAGTTCTATCTCCGTATTTCTTCTGGTCCTCCCCGCTATCTACTTCTCTGTGCTCGAAGGGCTCGACCGGCTCGATCCCGCTATGCGCGAGCTGTTCTTCGTCTTTCGCATCCGTGGTCTCCAGCGCCAGCTCGCCTATGTCTGGCCCGGTGTCCTGCCGTATCTCGTCGCGACGAGCGAGACTGCGATCAGCATGAGTTGGAAAGCGGGAATCGCTGCAGAGCTGATCGGCGTACCTGCGGGGACGATTGGCGAGCGGATATATCAAAGCAAGATCCTGCTGGAAACACCCGACCTTTTTGCTTGGACCGCCGCAGTCGTTTTAATGGCTTGGGCATGCGAGCGCGCGTTCATCACGCTGCTGCGGCACAGCGCGCCGGCATCGATTCGGCTCGCAGCAAGACTGCGGCCGAACAGGGTCGCCGAGCCTCCCGGCGAGATTCAAGCGAGGGATCTGCTGATCGGTTACGGGGAGACGGCGGTGGCCTGCGCGCCCTCCTTCGAACTACCGGCACCGGAGATCCTGTGTCTGAGCGCGCCGTCGGGTTCGGGCAAGACGACCTTGTTGAAGACGATCGCCGGCATCATCGAACCACTCGACGGCAACATCGAGGCGCCGGCGTCGATGAGCATGGAGTTCCAAGATGCGCGCCTCATCGATGAGCTGTCATGCGTGGATAACGTCCTGCTCGTCTCCGCTCGCGACCTCACCCGCGATGAAGTCTGCGGCCTGATCGAGGAGATCCTGCCCGAGCAGGTGGCCGATGCGGCCGCCGGCGAGCTCTCAGGCGGCCAGCAGCGCAGACTCGAGCTGGTGCGCGCTCTGGCCGCACCATCATCTGTCGTTCTGCTCGACGAACCGTTCGCCGGCCTCGATGATGCCGCGCGCACCGCAGCGCTCGACTACATCGACCGTCACCTGGAGGGACGGACGCTCATCATAGCGACCCACGATGTGCGCGATGCCGATGAGCTGGGCGCGCTCGTCTTGAGCATCGCCGGAGCATGA
- the rpsO gene encoding 30S ribosomal protein S15 produces the protein MTISKERKAELIREYGANEHDSGNSKVQVAILTDRVRELTEHMKSHQKDFHTRRGLLMLVGRRRRLLSYIKRHDVLEYRELIAKLGIRDNIS, from the coding sequence ATGACGATCTCAAAGGAACGCAAGGCAGAGCTCATTCGCGAGTATGGAGCGAACGAGCACGATTCAGGCAATTCCAAGGTTCAGGTTGCGATTCTGACCGATCGGGTCCGGGAGCTGACCGAGCACATGAAGTCTCATCAGAAGGACTTCCACACCCGGCGCGGTCTGCTGATGCTGGTCGGCCGCCGACGCCGCCTGCTATCCTACATCAAGCGGCATGATGTGCTCGAGTATCGCGAGCTTATCGCCAAACTCGGTATCCGCGATAACATTTCGTAG